In Dehalococcoidia bacterium, one DNA window encodes the following:
- the ndk gene encoding nucleoside-diphosphate kinase: protein MERTLILVKPDGVQRGLAGEILGRLERTGLKLVGARLLQMDTALARRHYAVHEGKPFFPGLVQFITSGPIVALVFEGPRAVEAARKVMGATDPVKATSGTIRGDLGIDIGRNLVHGSDSEETARKEIAIFFRPEELVSYSRSTDPWIVEPKAG, encoded by the coding sequence ATGGAGCGGACTCTGATACTGGTGAAGCCCGACGGCGTGCAGCGCGGGCTGGCGGGCGAGATCCTCGGCCGCCTGGAGCGGACCGGCCTGAAATTAGTGGGGGCCAGGCTGCTGCAGATGGACACCGCCCTGGCCCGCCGGCACTACGCCGTCCATGAGGGCAAGCCCTTCTTCCCGGGCCTGGTGCAGTTCATCACGTCCGGCCCCATTGTCGCGCTGGTCTTCGAGGGGCCGCGAGCCGTCGAGGCCGCGCGCAAGGTGATGGGCGCCACGGACCCCGTCAAGGCGACGTCCGGCACCATTCGCGGCGACTTGGGCATTGACATTGGGCGTAACCTGGTGCACGGCTCGGACTCGGAGGAGACGGCCAGGAAGGAGATTGCTATCTTCTTCCGCCCGGAGGAGCTGGTCAGCTACTCCCGCTCCACCGACCCGTGGATTGTGGAGCCGAAGGCGGGCTAG